The window ACCTCAAATAGTCACACTGACCAGTTTTACCTCTTAGTCACTTCATcactctgtttctgttttcctagGAGGGGAAAGCATAAAATTCAACATCACACAGTAATACACTACAGCATCCAGTGAACTTACAGAACTCCACACATTTTGAGAGACTGACATGAGGATTTTTACCCAGTGATCATGTGGCTTTAAACCACTTACTGTAAGACTTTCATACAAAGAAAGTCCTACAGTATCCGTGAAGACATTTCAACCAGAATACACAAAGTATGCTCtatagaaatactgaaatacactTAACCATTATAAATCAGTATTAACTGAGCAAGTTTTATCTCCTTGTTAAGAAGGGGACAAGTATGTGACTTGAACTTTAAGCAGCAATCCACAAACTAGTCCTACGAGTGATTTATACAACTGAAACATAAAATCCTGGATAATAACCATAAAACATGAATTCAAGCATTCAAATCttgataaaaacaaaaaaaaatcccatacaataaaaacccaaaaccccacaactctTCCCACCCCCGccaaagaaaaagccaaatacatcaaaaccccaacaacagaaCACTCAAACAAAAACAGCATCCCCCCCTCAAGGCAGGGACTCCCACTTCCAAAGTATTTATTACTAACTCCACTGTGAGGAAATAAATACTGCAATTATATAAACCACCTTTTCTGCGGCGCTTTCTTTTCCggcctttgctttcctgttttgaTTGGGTTTTCATTTCATGGCTTTTCTTCTGGAGCTCCAGAAATTTCTACAAGATTAAGAAAGgcaaataagtatttttttattttattttccttttttaaaaaataaaatattacatgATATGCTGAGAAATATTGTCCTAATATCTTATTTATCCACAGGAACTTgttacacatatgtatatatattacatacctatttatatatatatacacactacATATGCATATAATGTCATACCATTACATTAGAATTTATCAATTAGAGAACATCCAACTCTGATGGCATTAAATAAGAATTGGCTCTTTCCTCACCTCTTTCTACATCCCAGGACTATTCAAACTTGACAGCTTTCTCCTGGGACATGACACTGAATACACTTATGCTGGTAGCATGCTCCTGAGCTATTTCATGAACTGTTACTGCCTAGCTGGTGGCTGGATTCCAAGCATTACTGACAGCCTAGTCCTTGCACAGCTAGCTACCTACATGGATTGAAATTCCATGTAGGTATTTTCTCCTACATGGAAAACAGAGGAGAGCAACTAGTTTTTCCCAATTCTCATTTTGACTCAAAAAACCTAAAACACAGATCACTTTGTTTatacttattttcttcagtctttacATGCAACAGGAAAATCGAGGGATTATAAGCAGCTATGAGTGTGAATGCCTACAACTAACCCCTACAGAAAGCAGGGGGCCACATCTGTACTTCTGATACATATCACCAGTGCAGTGGCTGATGTACTGAGCTCCAAATCCTTCCTACTGACGTAGAAAGCAGCTACAAAAAAGCTCTGAGCCCATATGCTACCAAAGCACAAGTCTTTACACAGTTATTCAAACATCTTCCTGCTGTGTCTTTAGTTACCACTACCtaaggggagggaaaaaaaagaagttacagTCATTTCCTATATAAATTCCTGCTAACATTGCTTGAAACAATCTAAGATATATTATGGCAACTGCACTTTGATCACCCTCTATTTCATTTCAGGTTTAGATATTGAATATTCAACACAGAATCATTTGGATTTAAAAATTAGCCATTCATCTCCGAGTATGGTGCATTCATACTCTGGATAACTGAAGACCTGTAACAATACCCACGTTCCATGTATGTAAAGAAATTCCAGAAGGGCATGGCTGAGATTCATTTTCTTCAGGTATTGTAGATATCACAATGGGCTCCCTGGTGGCATTACTTTCAGGTCCATTCTCCTGCAATTCAGGGACCTGAACTCCTTCAACATCTTTCACATCTTCCTTTGAGAAGGAACCATGCGATTCATCTCCATCATCAGAACTTGAGTCAACATCACTTTCATTCAGTCCTGGAGGCAACAGTCCACTCCACATCTCCCAGCTTAAACAAGCCCAAGCCACTTCAGGTCACTGCAAAGCCATCAGTTACATCAGGTTACCCATTGCAAGACAGAAACATCAGCAGCCtgtagaaaaaagaaacagcaaaacacataATCACAAATGTTTTAGCGTCTCTTGAGAGAACTACATCAGACGTTTGAGACAGACACCTATAAAGGTTCTATACTTACTATTTAAGACCGAAGCAGGGGATTTCTTGGTCTTTACTTTACCACCTCGCACTTGCttacagctgctttctgcttaAGGGCGCTATGGCAGCGAACGCCTCTCGCCTCTCTCCACGGGCGGCTGAGAGCACGTCCCACCCTTCCCGGACACAACCACCCGGCCGGGTACGGCTGC of the Melopsittacus undulatus isolate bMelUnd1 chromosome 4, bMelUnd1.mat.Z, whole genome shotgun sequence genome contains:
- the FAM204A gene encoding protein FAM204A isoform X2, yielding MWSGLLPPGLNESDVDSSSDDGDESHGSFSKEDVKDVEGVQVPELQENGPESNATREPIVISTIPEENESQPCPSGISLHTWNKFLELQKKSHEMKTQSKQESKGRKRKRRRKGKQKQSDEVTKSQQLANEEKWKELTQYFGINDRFESPMHSRAPQKSGLELSIEKSVAEGDIDKAEELSDRLAARELGVKIAKAVACRNFVKAKQEAEAAQEAQKKKKLAWGFEAKKRWETKSNMGYM
- the FAM204A gene encoding protein FAM204A isoform X1 encodes the protein MWSGLLPPGLNESDVDSSSDDGDESHGSFSKEDVKDVEGVQVPELQENGPESNATREPIVISTIPEENESQPCPSGISLHTWNKFLELQKKSHEMKTQSKQESKGRKRKRRRKGKQKQSDEVTKSSQQLANEEKWKELTQYFGINDRFESPMHSRAPQKSGLELSIEKSVAEGDIDKAEELSDRLAARELGVKIAKAVACRNFVKAKQEAEAAQEAQKKKKLAWGFEAKKRWETKSNMGYM